The DNA window CACACCGCAGGAGATCTACTTCGAAGAGGAAGACCTATAGCAGTCTGACCTAAACTAATCTAGGCTAAAAAATGGTCTTGACAATGGGGTCCACCATAACGTCGTACTTTACGAAAGTTCTGGAGGTCGTTCGTTCAGCTTTTATTCTAAAAAGCTCGATTCCATCCTCTCCTGAATTCAAAAAAGTCAAAGGCTTTACAATCCTAAACTCTACAAAGACGTCCGCTCCGACCAGAGAGACCGACGGAACCCTTTCCCCCATAACGACATCGGCTATGTCGGCAGGTGGAGACACCGGCAGATAGTTTTCAGACCTCAGTCCATGATCGTTTGTCCACAATATAGGAGTTCCTTCGACGTAGATATTTCCATCTATCGAATAGGGGCTATGAGAACCTACATGCATCCTCCTTACTCTACAGGTATCGATAAGGATAGTCCGATCTATCGGCCAAGGCCATTTTAAGTGTATCCCTTGAGAAAGCTCTACGATGGGACACCCCCAACGCAAAAGAACCGCCTGAAAGCCAGGAGGGACGATCTCTATAGAGGAAAGCCCAATCAACAAAGAACAAACCAAGAAAGAACCCACGGGCAAAAAACGCCACGTCATCTGAAAAAACCAATTTTTAGATGGATCTATCCCAAACTGATAACGAAAAAAATCCCTCGTGATTTCTTTAAAGGAAGAAGACCTGCTTAAAAGAGACAACATACGTGATTCATGTACCCAACGAGCAGTATTCTCATCGAGAGGACGATACCATTCAAGGATCAACGAAAAAAACAACTCTGAAGCCACGGCCAAATTCAAAGACAGTATTCCCCATCCGACAAACTTAGATAGATCGAATCTACCAAGATGACATAGTATAACCTGCGCCACCATCAAAGCCCCTACGATCGAAGACCCCCTAAGATAGCCAATGCAGGGAGTTAAAGACCCATCCTCCACTGCGAGATCTTCCATGTAAGACTTCGCGAACCACGAAACCACCGGAACCGCGACGGCTAAAGCCAAAGTAATGCTGATAGATAAGCCGGGAAGAAAGCCCTGTTTTGAAGGGTTGAAGACATGCGAGAGGGAACCTAAAACCAAGACTGCGACGATAAGCCCCGCTGTTGAAAAGCGCCATTCGTCGAAGTGAGGGGACGGAGTTGTTTCCGATGGCTTCGAAAACAATAAAGCTCCCCAAGGAACAAGTGAAGCCCAGAGAAAAACAGGACCCAAAAAACCTATTTCGGAACTTCCAAAAAGGGATGTAGCCGAACCTAAAAGTACGATAAAGGTCTGAGCGATAAATCCCTGAAGGTAGACTTTCCGGAAAAGGTCAGACACCAAAACCATCACCCCCTTTAAACCTTACCAATCTGGCAGAGTTGAAAACTACAGTTAAAGAAGTTCCTCCGTGCAAAACGGCAGCAGCTATGGGGTGCAAAACCCCGACAGCGCCTAAAATCATGGACAACGTCACAGCTATCAGAGCAAAATGCAAGTTCTGCCTCATAATGGACAGAGCCTCTCTGGCAAGATCTATTACCAAGGGAATTTTCGATATATCGTCTTTCATCAACGCGATAGATGAAGAAGAGATGGCTACGCCGCTTCCGGCGGCTCCCATAGCAATGGAAAGATCTCCAGCTGAAAGGGCTGGACCGTCGTTGACCCCGTCTCCGACCACCGCAACGACATCTCCTTCATTTTTCATAGCGGTAACATAATCCATCTTTTGATGAGGTAACATTCCGAACTCCCAAAAAGACACTCCTATAGACTGAGAAACCCTCTCAACAACCGTTTTTCTGTCTCCCGACAGAAGAACGATCTTATCGACCCCTCGGTTCCTTATTTCGACAAGAGAAGATTTTACGTCGTCCTTCACTCTATCTTCGAGAAAAATTTCCCCGGCAAAAACACCGTTCACGGCGACATACAACACACTCTGTCCAAAGTGGCTGTCCTCTATGTCTGGAACATCCACGCCAAAGGATAAAAGCCAAGACCGCCTCCCTACCATTACAGATTTATCTCTCACTTTTCCAAAGACTCCCATTCCATGGACTTCCTTCATCTCCTCGGAGGGAAGAAAATTCAATCCCAGAAACCCCGCTTTTTCACAGAGAGATCTGGCAACCGGATGACTAGAGTCCCTTTCCAATGAACAAGCCAAAGAAAGAAGCTCCTCTTCGTTCATAAAACCGCATGGAGAAATTTCCGTCACCTCCAGACGACCGGTGGTAACGGTACCAGTCTTATCGAAAACTATCGCTGTAATCCTCTCTGCCACCTCGAGATGGGCTATGTCCTTTATTAGAACGCCTAGTCGAGCAGACACGCCAAGTAAAGCAACCACCGCGGTAGGCCCCGCCAAAAGTATGGAACAGGGGCATGCTACGACCACTATGGAAACAACCCTGTCCAAATCACCGGTTACAAAAAAAACTGCCCCGGAAAGAAGCATAACAACCGGCACATACCATCTAGCGTAACGATCTATCATTCTCATAACAGGGGTACGAGATTTTTCCGCATCGGAGATCATCTCCTGCACCTTTCCCAGTGTAGTTTCAGATCCTACCGATTTAACTCGACAGATTACAGTTCCAGTTAAATTGACCGTTCCTGCGTAGACCTCGTCCCCACTCTTTTTTCCAGCCAGCAAAGACTCTCCCGTGATTGTCGATTCATTGATTGAGGTCTCTCCATCCAGGACCACCCCATCGACGGGGAGCCTCTCTCCCGGGATGATCCTGACTTCGTCTCCTACGACGAGATCCTCCGCATCCACGGTAAGCCATTCTCCATCCCGAAAAACCGTTCCCTTAGGTGGTTTCAGATCCAAAAGCTCTTTAAGGCTCTCCCTAGCTCCTCTTGCAGAACGTCCCTCCAATAGCGCGGAAAGGACCATAACAAAGGAGATGGTGGCGGAAGTTATAAAACGTCCCGACACGAAAGTAGCTGTAACACCTAAAGCGGCCAATTCGTTCATCTCCGACGATTCTTCGAAAAGCTCTCTAACGGCCCTCAAGAGAAGAGGGGTTCCCATAAAAACAGCGGCTCCCATCGAAAGCAGGGACGTTCTCTCTTCATAACCATATATCGAGATGGAAAAAAGCGACGCGATCAAAAGAGATCCTCCAATAAAAAAGAAGAAAAACCCCCCTGAAGACCGCTCTCCTCCTTCGACTATCTTTCTAACAAAGTCATGAGCCATTACATCTCCTCCTCTAAAAGTATACAAATATCAAAAAAAGATGGTCACGTCAACATGACTAACTCTTTTCACCAAGAAAGGTCTCTTGATCCTACCGAAACGGTATGGTATTATCGCCAAACAAAGTACGCATAGCTCGCAGAGGGGGAAATAACGTGGTCAAGATAGCCATGAGACAGATGGAGGATAACCAGACCGGGACCATCGCCAAGGTAAGGGCCGAGGGGGAGCTTGGCAGACGTATAAGGGATATGGGGCTAACTCCGGGAACGACTATTAGAATAATGGGAAGGGCTCCTCTCTACGACCCAGTGGCCATAAGGGTTGGTGACTTTACCTTGACCCTTAGAGACAGCGAGGCGGACTACATAGACGTGGAGGTGGAGGAAAGATGACCACCGTAGCCCTAGCGGGAAATCCAAACTCGGGAAAGACGACACTCTTCAACGGTCTGACCGGAGCCAGACAACACGTCGGCAACTATCCGGGAGTGACGGTGGAACACAAAAGGGGAACCTACAATCACGACGGTATATCGGTGGAGGTCGAGGACCTTCCGGGAATATACTCTCTCTCCGCCTACTCCGCCGAGGAGGAGGTAGCCAGGGATTTCCTTATCCGACAGACGCCGGACGTGGTGATCGATATAGTCGACTCCTCCAATCTGGAAAGAAACCTGTACCTGTCGGTCCAGCTGAAGGAGATGGGCCTTCCGGTATGCCTGGCATTGAACATGATGGACGTGGCCGAGTCGAGAGGGATGGAGATAGACACGGAAAAGCTCTCTTCCCTTATGAGGACCCCGGTGGTCCCCATAGTCGCCAGAAAATCCGAGGGAATCCACGAGATGATGAATCGGGCCCTGGAGATAGCAGGAAAGGACCCGGAGCCTTTTAAGATCTCCTACGGCCCCGATATCGACCCGGTTCTGGACGAGATGGCCAGGGCTATAGACCAGGACCCGATATTGGACGAGGCGATAAGGCCGAGATGGTCAGCCCTGAAGTATCTCGAAGGGGACGAGACTATAAAGATCTCCATAGCGGAGAGAGCCCCGGAGCTGGAGAAAAAACTTAACGGCATGGCCGAAACTCTGGACTCCCACTTGAGAGCCACACTGGACACTTACGCGGAGGCCTTAATAGCGGACCATCGTTACGGGTATATAAAATCGATCCTCCAGCAAGGCGTTCTGATATACAGAAAGGACAGAGAGGCCAAGAGCGTGTCCGACAGGATAGACGCCATAGTGACCCACCGTTTCGTGGGCCCCATAGTTATGCTCGCCGTCCTGGGGACCCTTTACCATATAACCTTCGCCTACAGTGAGATACCGGTGGGATGGTTCGAGAGCTTTTTCGGGTGGATAGGATCTCTGGCGAACGATTATATGTCTGAAGGACCGTTGAAATCGATGATAATGTCGGGAGTGATAGACGGGGTCGGAGGTGTTATGGGATTCGTTCCCCTCATATTCCTGATGTTTCTCGGGATATCCTTCCTGGAGGACACCGGATATCTGGCAAGGGTGGCTTTCATGCTGGACAGGGTCTTCAGAGTTTTCGGACTACATGGCAGTTCGGTGATGCCTTTCATAATCTCAGGAGGCATCGCCGGAGGATGCGCCGTTCCAGGTGTCATGGCGGCCAGAACGATAAAGTCGCCCAAGGAACGATTGGCCACCTTACTGACCGTCCCCTTCATGAACTGCGGGGCGAAGCTGCCGGTGTTCGCCCTGTTGATAGGGGTCTTCTTCCCTGAAGGGGAAACCCGAATGATGCTTCTGATAACGGCAATATCGTGGATAGGAGCCATGTTGGCCGCCAGGCTTCTCCGTTCGACGATCCTTCGAGGAGAAACCACCCCCTTCGTGATGGAGTTGCCGACCTACCGTTTCCCTACTTTCCGAGGGCTTCTGATACACACATGGGAGAGGACGTGGCAATATATAAAGAAAGCCGGCACCGTCATCTTGGGGATATCGATACTTCTATGGGCTATGATGACCTATCCCGGACTGGACGAAAAGGCTACAGTCAAGTTCGAGAACATGAGGGAAAAGGTCTCGAAGGAACTGTCTCAGGAAAAACAGGCCGAGATACTGGCAGAGATAGACGGAATAGAGGCCCAGGAGGCCCTGCGGCGTTCTTACGCCGGGCGAATCGGGACCGCTTTGGAGAGAGTGACGTCTTTCGCAGGGTTCGACTGGAGGGATAACATCGCACTTGTTGGAGGATTCGCCGCCAAGGAGGTCGTGGTGTCAACGCTTGGGACGGCTTATTCCCTAGGCGAGATAGATCCGGAGGAAAGCGGTGGTCTGGCATCCATAATAGAGAGATCTCCAGACTGGTCACCTCTCAAGGCATTGGCGCTGATAATATTCACTATGTTCTACGCCCCATGTTTCGTAACCGTGGTGTGCATCGCCAGGGAAGCAGGCTCGTGGAAATGGGCGGCCTTCTCCATGATATTCAACACACTTTTGGCCTATCTGTTGGCGGTGGCGGTCTACCAGGGAGGGACGTTTATACAATCCATAGGAGGGTAGATTATGGAAAAACTCGTAGTAGCCGTCATAGTGGCCTTCGCCGGATGGATCCTATTCAGGCGATTCAGATCGTTGGTAAAGGGAGGAGGCTGCGGATGTTCCGGTTGTTCCGGCTGCAAGACCTCCTCCAGCTGCAACGGCTGCGATATCCGAATCGATCCGGGAGAAGACGATAGAGAAAAGCCACAAGAATAGGCATCGAGAGATACATGCTATACTGATAACAAGAACCAGAATTAAAAAACATCGCAAAGGAAGGAAGGTGCTTTATGATGGAAAACAGAATACCCTTGATAGGAGAGGCTATGCCGGAGCTTAAAGTGGTAACAACCAGAGGAGAGAAGACCATCCCCAACGATTACGCAGGGCAGTGGTTCGTGCTCTTCAGCCACCCTGCGGACTTCACCCCGGTCTGCACTACCGAGTTCGTTGCTTTCCAGAAGAGATACGATAAATTCAAGGAGTTGAACTGCGAACTCATCGGAATGAGCATCGACCAGGTCTTCGCTCACATAAAGTGGGAACAGTGGATAGAGGAGAATCTGGACGTCGAGATCCAGTTTCCCATAATTGCCGACGACGGCACGGTCGGGAAACAGCTCGGCATGATACACCCCGGCAAGGGGTCCAACACCGTCAGGGCCGTATTCATAGTCGACCCGAACGGCATGATAAGGGCGATCCTCTACTACCCTCAGGAACTCGGCAGGAACATGGACGAGGTGCTGCGCATGGTCAAGGCCCTTCAGATAAGCGAGAAGAACGGGGTCGCCATGCCCGCGAACTGGCCGGAAAACGAGATTATCGGAGATTCTGTGATCGTTCCTCCGGCAAGTGACGTTGAAAACGCGAAGAAGAGGCTGACCGAGTACGATAACTTCGACTGGTGGTTCTGCCACAAGAAACTCGATTAAGATCGTCTCGAAAAAACGGAAATCCGGGAGAGGGTCCCCTAAGGGGAGCCTCTCCTTTTTATGTTGAACCCTCGGTCTTTCGCTGGTATAAATGGGGGATCAAACGTCAAAAGGAGATGGCGCCATTGGACTGGAGAAAGACGATCCCGCAGGGATTGAAGAACACCACCACCGAGCTTTACGTCAACACGGTAGAAAAGAGAAGTTTCTCCGTAGACTGCGCCCTGGGATCTAGCCCTATAGGGGCTCCATACGGCGTCGTATCCGCCTTCGGTAAGACTTTTGGAGAGGACCTTTCGTCTTACGTTCCTCCGTCGGAGAGACTGACCGAGCCTGTCTGCCGTTTCTGGAAAGGTCTGGTGTCTCCGGAGGAGCTGGTCTTCGCCAACGGGACGGACACCATCCTGGTGGTGCTGGCCAAGGCTCTGGGGGCCCCGGGAGGACGAATCTTGGGCATGGCTCCACAGTTCACCGACGCCCCGGTCCATTTTCAGCTTTCCGGATGCGACTTCAAAGCGGTGAATCTGGAGGGACCCTCCTACGAGATAGATACATACCGGCTACTGGAGGCTCTGGACGATTCGATATCGCTGGTCTACATAGATCGTCCACACAATCCTACGGGGCAGCTCATGTCCTTGGACGATCTGGAGAGGATAGTGACGGCAGCGGATAAAAGGAAAGCCCTGGTGATAGTGGACGAGGCTTATGGAGATTTCGTCAACGAATCCACGTCCTGTCTGAACCTGAAACAGGACAACATCCTCTGTCTTCGCAGTTTTTCCAAGGGATGGGGGATGGCCGGCATAAGGGGAGGATACGGGGTATTTCGATCTCCCTTTGCAAGGGATCTCTATCTGAGGGTCAGCCCTCCCTTCACCGTGGACGCACTGGCTTTCGCAGCCATACCTATGGCACTGGACGAAGCCGGTGAGTTTCTACCGTCCATGAGACGGGAGGTCGCCAGGCTGAAGAGAAAGACCATGGACACGATAACCGAGTCTCCCCGGTTCTCCGTGGCCAAGACCCATCCGTCGGTATCCATCATGATGGTGACCTACGACGACAGGGACGCAAATCTCTACGATATGCTGATGAAACATGGGATAAAGACCGCTCCCGGATCGGGTTTTCTAGGTATAGGCGACAATTCCGTAAGGTTGAGGGTTCCCCCGGAGGATCAATTCGAAGATTTCAGGACGAGATGGAGAGACATGGTCTCGTCCCTTCCCAGGTGATGTCGTGAAGTTAAGGGAGCGAAGCGCCGACTTGGTTATGTTCCTGGCGGTGTTCGCAACGTCTACGGGGTCCATCTTCGCCAAGGCGGCAAACGCTCCGTCCTTGACAGTAGCAGCATACAGGGTCGGCCTGGCCTCTCTCGTTCTGGTGCCAACGGCTTTCATGTTTCGAAGAGACGAGATAAGGTCCCTGTCCTCCAGGGACTGGAAAGATACGGTTCTATCCGGGACGGCGCTGGCGATCCATTTCGCCTCGTGGATATCGTCCCTGAGTTTCATCTCGGTGGCCAGCTGCGTGGTTCTGGTCAACACGGCACCTCTATGGGTGGCGATAATGGCCCCTTTTCTGACCGGTGAAAGGATAAACGGAAAGACTGCCGCCGCTATAGCCGTGGCTATATCCGGGGCCGTGATCATAGGCTGGGGGGATTTCTCCTCCGGCTCGGAGGGATGGAAGGGAGATCTTCTAGCCGTACTTGGAGCGATAACCATGGCCATCTACCTCCTGCTAGGGAGAAGGGTCCGGGAGAAGGTATCCCTGCTCTCCTACGTATCAGTATGCTACGGAACGGCAGCGGTCCTTCTGTGGGTCGTTGTTTTGATAGGACCCTATAGAGCCTGGGGGTTTTCCTCCGGCACGTGGTGGGCATTCTGGGGGATGGCCATAATCCCCCAGCTGTTAGGTCACTCCGCCTATAACTGGGCTCTCAGGTGGGTGAGTCCTTCGGTGGTATCGGTGGTGTTGCTGGGCGAACCGGTCTGTTCGTCGGTTATGGCGTTGTTCTTGTTCGGCGAGCCCCTGGGGCTCAAGACTATAACCGGTGGATGTCTCATACTTATAGGGGTTCATATGGCCCAGAGAGCCAAAAAGGACCTTTAACCTCAGTACAGGAGGTCCATGGCGGCCCTGTAACCGACCTCCATGGCCTCCTCCGCCCGGAAAAACTCCATGAAACGGATATGACCGAGTTTCGGTGCGATCAGTAGCTCCGGAGAGTCCACCTTAAGCTTGTTCTCCGTTATGGAGCTCTCCATGATGTTTATGGAGGTAACCATGACGTCTATCAAACCCGGTCCCTTGGATTTTTTCTTCTTCTCCTCGTCGTTCATGAGAGAGCTGATCTCGTCTATCAGAGAGTCCACCAGAGAGGAACCATCGCCTTTCTTGACCTTTTTTCTTCGAAGTCCACCGCCCGTTCTGTGTTCCTGTTTGCTTCCCACCACGTAACGGTTGAGGTCGACGGCTATTACGAACTCGGCCCCCAGGGATCTAACCACGTTTACCGGGACCGGATCCACCAGACCTCCGTCCACCAACAGGGCGTCGTCGGTGACGAACGGCGTGAACACTCCCGGGACGGCTATGCTTGCCCTTACCGCGTCGATGACGTCCCCGGACGAGAGGACGACCTCGCTTCCGTCCCTGAGGTCGGTGGCGACCGCCGCAAAGGGAACGGACAGATCATCGAAGGATCTGTCGCCCAAGATCCCTCTAAGGAGTTCCGTAACCTTTCTTCCGTCGACCAAGCCCGAGTGGGGGAAGACCACGTCGAAATAAGACAGCAACTGCAACAGGTCCATCTTGAGAAGCAACTCCTCCAGATGATCCATTCCTCCGGAAGCGTAGACGGCCCCTACCATGGCCCCTATGCTGGTACCGGCGATACATCCCACGGGAATGGATTTCTCCTCCAGAGCACGCAGCACCCCTATATGAGCACAGCCTCTAGCGGCCCCGCCTCCCAAAGCCAGCCCTATCTTAAGATCTTTCGATACGGCATCACGCAG is part of the Dethiosulfovibrio russensis genome and encodes:
- the feoB gene encoding ferrous iron transport protein B; translation: MTTVALAGNPNSGKTTLFNGLTGARQHVGNYPGVTVEHKRGTYNHDGISVEVEDLPGIYSLSAYSAEEEVARDFLIRQTPDVVIDIVDSSNLERNLYLSVQLKEMGLPVCLALNMMDVAESRGMEIDTEKLSSLMRTPVVPIVARKSEGIHEMMNRALEIAGKDPEPFKISYGPDIDPVLDEMARAIDQDPILDEAIRPRWSALKYLEGDETIKISIAERAPELEKKLNGMAETLDSHLRATLDTYAEALIADHRYGYIKSILQQGVLIYRKDREAKSVSDRIDAIVTHRFVGPIVMLAVLGTLYHITFAYSEIPVGWFESFFGWIGSLANDYMSEGPLKSMIMSGVIDGVGGVMGFVPLIFLMFLGISFLEDTGYLARVAFMLDRVFRVFGLHGSSVMPFIISGGIAGGCAVPGVMAARTIKSPKERLATLLTVPFMNCGAKLPVFALLIGVFFPEGETRMMLLITAISWIGAMLAARLLRSTILRGETTPFVMELPTYRFPTFRGLLIHTWERTWQYIKKAGTVILGISILLWAMMTYPGLDEKATVKFENMREKVSKELSQEKQAEILAEIDGIEAQEALRRSYAGRIGTALERVTSFAGFDWRDNIALVGGFAAKEVVVSTLGTAYSLGEIDPEESGGLASIIERSPDWSPLKALALIIFTMFYAPCFVTVVCIAREAGSWKWAAFSMIFNTLLAYLLAVAVYQGGTFIQSIGG
- a CDS encoding aminotransferase class I/II-fold pyridoxal phosphate-dependent enzyme codes for the protein MDWRKTIPQGLKNTTTELYVNTVEKRSFSVDCALGSSPIGAPYGVVSAFGKTFGEDLSSYVPPSERLTEPVCRFWKGLVSPEELVFANGTDTILVVLAKALGAPGGRILGMAPQFTDAPVHFQLSGCDFKAVNLEGPSYEIDTYRLLEALDDSISLVYIDRPHNPTGQLMSLDDLERIVTAADKRKALVIVDEAYGDFVNESTSCLNLKQDNILCLRSFSKGWGMAGIRGGYGVFRSPFARDLYLRVSPPFTVDALAFAAIPMALDEAGEFLPSMRREVARLKRKTMDTITESPRFSVAKTHPSVSIMMVTYDDRDANLYDMLMKHGIKTAPGSGFLGIGDNSVRLRVPPEDQFEDFRTRWRDMVSSLPR
- a CDS encoding patatin-like phospholipase family protein — encoded protein: MSADLRDAVSKDLKIGLALGGGAARGCAHIGVLRALEEKSIPVGCIAGTSIGAMVGAVYASGGMDHLEELLLKMDLLQLLSYFDVVFPHSGLVDGRKVTELLRGILGDRSFDDLSVPFAAVATDLRDGSEVVLSSGDVIDAVRASIAVPGVFTPFVTDDALLVDGGLVDPVPVNVVRSLGAEFVIAVDLNRYVVGSKQEHRTGGGLRRKKVKKGDGSSLVDSLIDEISSLMNDEEKKKKSKGPGLIDVMVTSINIMESSITENKLKVDSPELLIAPKLGHIRFMEFFRAEEAMEVGYRAAMDLLY
- a CDS encoding FeoA family protein; protein product: MVKIAMRQMEDNQTGTIAKVRAEGELGRRIRDMGLTPGTTIRIMGRAPLYDPVAIRVGDFTLTLRDSEADYIDVEVEER
- a CDS encoding heavy metal translocating P-type ATPase, with amino-acid sequence MAHDFVRKIVEGGERSSGGFFFFFIGGSLLIASLFSISIYGYEERTSLLSMGAAVFMGTPLLLRAVRELFEESSEMNELAALGVTATFVSGRFITSATISFVMVLSALLEGRSARGARESLKELLDLKPPKGTVFRDGEWLTVDAEDLVVGDEVRIIPGERLPVDGVVLDGETSINESTITGESLLAGKKSGDEVYAGTVNLTGTVICRVKSVGSETTLGKVQEMISDAEKSRTPVMRMIDRYARWYVPVVMLLSGAVFFVTGDLDRVVSIVVVACPCSILLAGPTAVVALLGVSARLGVLIKDIAHLEVAERITAIVFDKTGTVTTGRLEVTEISPCGFMNEEELLSLACSLERDSSHPVARSLCEKAGFLGLNFLPSEEMKEVHGMGVFGKVRDKSVMVGRRSWLLSFGVDVPDIEDSHFGQSVLYVAVNGVFAGEIFLEDRVKDDVKSSLVEIRNRGVDKIVLLSGDRKTVVERVSQSIGVSFWEFGMLPHQKMDYVTAMKNEGDVVAVVGDGVNDGPALSAGDLSIAMGAAGSGVAISSSSIALMKDDISKIPLVIDLAREALSIMRQNLHFALIAVTLSMILGAVGVLHPIAAAVLHGGTSLTVVFNSARLVRFKGGDGFGV
- a CDS encoding DMT family transporter codes for the protein MKLRERSADLVMFLAVFATSTGSIFAKAANAPSLTVAAYRVGLASLVLVPTAFMFRRDEIRSLSSRDWKDTVLSGTALAIHFASWISSLSFISVASCVVLVNTAPLWVAIMAPFLTGERINGKTAAAIAVAISGAVIIGWGDFSSGSEGWKGDLLAVLGAITMAIYLLLGRRVREKVSLLSYVSVCYGTAAVLLWVVVLIGPYRAWGFSSGTWWAFWGMAIIPQLLGHSAYNWALRWVSPSVVSVVLLGEPVCSSVMALFLFGEPLGLKTITGGCLILIGVHMAQRAKKDL
- a CDS encoding peroxiredoxin, which gives rise to MMENRIPLIGEAMPELKVVTTRGEKTIPNDYAGQWFVLFSHPADFTPVCTTEFVAFQKRYDKFKELNCELIGMSIDQVFAHIKWEQWIEENLDVEIQFPIIADDGTVGKQLGMIHPGKGSNTVRAVFIVDPNGMIRAILYYPQELGRNMDEVLRMVKALQISEKNGVAMPANWPENEIIGDSVIVPPASDVENAKKRLTEYDNFDWWFCHKKLD